The following proteins are co-located in the Acropora palmata chromosome 11, jaAcrPala1.3, whole genome shotgun sequence genome:
- the LOC141896520 gene encoding mitochondrial inner membrane protease subunit 1-like: MAAKLANKVLSGGLVTVSSFCYINCILEHVVEFTLLFGPSMIPTFNVKKDGDLIITEHLSAQFKTVKKGDVVVVRSPEDPKCLLCKRIAALSGERVRTETAEEVKIPKGHVWLLGDNPNWSKDSRHFGAVPYGLIRGRAWFKVWPLTEFGKIQNPFDVK; the protein is encoded by the exons ATGGCCGCGAAACTTGCGAACAAGGTGTTATCGGGAGGATTGGTCACTGTTAGCTCTTTCTGCTACATAAACTGTATCTTGGAACATGTCGTCGAGTTTACTTTG CTCTTTGGACCTTCCATGATCCCCACATTTAATGTAAAAAAGGATGGAGATTTGATTATCACAGAGCATCTAAGTGCACAGTTCAAGACGGTCAAAAA AGgagatgttgttgttgtccgATCTCCAGAGGATCCCAAGTGTCTCCTTTGTAAAAGAATTGCAGCATTG AGTGGAGAAAGAGTCAGAACTGAGACAGCGGAAGAAGTAAAA ATTCCAAAAGGACATGTCTGGCTTCTTGGAGATAATCCAAATTGGTCAAAAGATTCAAGACATTTTGGGGCAGTTCCTTATGGACTTATCAGAGGAAGAGCTTGGTTTAAG GTGTGGCCACTGACGGAGTTTGGAAAAATACAGAATCCCTTTGATGTAAAATGA
- the LOC141896519 gene encoding protein fuzzy homolog gives MDTLTSFFRSLDACAWREFNMAAYLVCLTTDGGIPLFTRTKGNLPQLPFPVIGSLNGVCMFASNQDASLLNTVTDDAKVVWKVFHEKITLIIATSDDCASDLHLTRLLEFVFNSMVLLLGIDELTNIRNVELLKRDLRCCYSLIDSFLEGTSLTGNITKAVDVILCSNVSVLQEFLDDFASAVNSQFGCLLVMGKVAVATERWWELTGLETVLLSFLVRALPPCSSRDIPVYLPYGSPKVPHRLLTFQLIEGVEVCVICGPQPTLQDTETKYLDQYWRLAVDMLKSSRRSHPRNLPGDIVLDMGILGFLLVNRDERKCLSSVHPSGVMTGVDSQSNLTGGGMSIAKRKSILVSFYKSVVGTLFPPHELAASLTDEPSSELHSSLPHQAMETYMCSNDHKCYAIRNATHELYLLFAADVPNYALGSVASNTLNVLTKGKLV, from the exons ATggacaca TTGACATCTTTCTTTCGGAGCTTGGACGCATGCGCCTGGcgcgaattcaacatggcggctTATTTGGTTTGTTTGACCACTGATGGTGGAATTCCATTGTTCACTCGAACCAAAGGAAATTTACCACAG ttaCCTTTTCCTGTTATTGGTTCACTTAATGGCGTTTGTATGTTTGCAAGCAACCAAGATGCCTCACTGCTCAACACAGTCACTGATGATGCTAAAGTTGTTTGGAAGGTCTTTCATGAAAA GATCACGTTAATCATTGCAACTTCGGATGACTGTGCGAGTGACTTACATCTTACCAGACTTTTGGAGTTTGTGTTTAATTCCATG gtCTTGTTATTGGGAATTGATGAGCTTACAAATATCAGAAATGTGGAGCTTCTTAAGAGGGATTTACGG TGTTGTTACAGTCTAATTGACAGCTTCTTGGAAGGCACAAGTTTAACAGGGAATATAACAAAAGCAGTTGATGTCATTCTTTGTTCCAATGTGTCCGTCTTGCAG GAGTTTCTGGATGACTTTGCAAGTGCAGTTAACAGTCAATTTGGGTGTTTGCTTGTGATGGGAAAAGTGGCAGTTGCAACAGAACGCTG GTGGGAGTTGACAGGCCTGGAAACAGTTTTGCTATCATTTCTTGTCAGAGCATTGCCACCTTGTTCTTCCCGTGATATCCCTGTCTATCTTCCCTATGGCAGTCCAAAG gTTCCTCACAGGCTTTTGACTTTCCAA CTAATTGAAGGTGTGGAGGTTTGTGTAATATGTGGGCCCCAACCAACACTTCAGGATACTGAAACTAAG TACTTGGACCAGTACTGGAGGTTAGCTGTAGACATGCTAAAATCCAGTCGCAGGTCACACCCAAGAAATCTTCCTGGAGACATAGTTCTTGATATGGGAATCCTTGG GTTTTTGTTGGTGAACAGAGATGAAAGGAAATGCTTGTCAAGTGTGCATCCATCTGGAGTAATGACTGGTGTGGATTCACAAAGCAACTTAACAG GGGGTGGAATGTCCATTGCCAAGAGAAAATCAATTTTAGTGTCGTTTTATAAGTCGGTTGTTGGAACATTGTTTCCACCCCATGAGTTGGCAGCTTCTCTGACAG ATGAGCCTTCATCTGAGTTACACAGCAGCCTCCCCCATCAAGCCATGGAAACTTACATGTGCAGCAATGATCACAAGTGTTATGCTATTCGAAATGCAACTCACGAGTTGTACTTACTCTTCGCTGCTGATGTACCTAACTATGCACTTGG gtCAGTGGCTAGCAACACACTAAATGTCTTAACTAAAGGGAAACTAGTGTGA